Genomic DNA from Leptospirillum ferriphilum:
TTCGGGAATCTCCGGCGCTGGACGTCATGGCCCTGCTTGAGAAGTCGGGAGCGGTTCTGTCCTACTCCGATCCCTATTTCCCGACGCTTCGCTGGGGGGACAGAACGCTGTCTTCCGTCGAGCTGTCGAAATCGGAAAAGTTGTCGGAATTCGATTGCGCCGTAGTGGTCACCAATCACTCCGGGATCGACTATCAAAAGCTGCTGGGACAGATCCCTCTGATTGTCGATACCCGGAACGTCTACAAAAACGTGCAACATCCCTCCCTGGTGTCTCTCTAGGGGAGTACAAGACGGAAGAGGCAGACATGCAAACCACATCATCTTCAGTCCGATTCTGCGCACCGGCTCCCGGAGAGTCTTCCGGGCAATATGCCCTCCGGATCATCGAAAAGATCGGATCCCTCGAGTTTGCCCTGGGGCTTTCCCGGGATGAAGAGTCGGAGATTCTCCTTCGTGAAATTCGGCTGCTGACAAGTGGCCTTCTGGTTCTGAACGCGGTGTTTTTTGAAGACGGACATATTCGTGTTCCTCAAGCTTCCGAAGGAGAATTCCTGGAAAAAAAATGGGGGGTTCCGCTCAAGTGGTTGGACCGGAAAGATGCCTCCCGGAGCCGTCCGAACGGTCTTGCGACGGTCTATCCGGCCGGACAGCTCGAGACGATTCTTCAGGAAAACCGGATTGCGGTTTTTCTGACGGCGAATGCGGGAATCCTCCCCGGACATGGACGGTTATCAGAGGAATCCGTTTGGGAGGAGCGTCCGGCAGAATTTTTGTCGGGTCTGAACAGAGCAAGAATGGGACAGATCTCCCCGGCCTGAAAACATCATCGTCGCGGTCTTCAAAGAGTGCTGGCCCGGCGGAAAGGAGAACCTGATGCGGTATCTTGTCACAGGGGGAGCGGGATTCATCGGTTCCCACCTGGTCCGGGCCCTTCTAGAAAAAGGACACGAAGTGCGGGTCCTGGACAATTTTTCCACCGGAAAAGAGGAAAATCTGGCCGAGCTGTCCGGGCGTATCGACGTGATCCGGGGAGATGTCCGGAGTTTTGCGGATATTGAAAGGGCGCTGGAGGGCGTCACGTTTGTGTTTCATCAGGCCGCGGTCGGCTCCGTCCCGCGCTCGATCGCCGATCCCTTTGATACCCAGACGGCGAATGTGAACGGGACACTGAACCTCTTGTGGAAAGCCAAGGAGTTTGGGGTGCAGAGGGTCGTGATTGCGGGATCTTCGTCTGTTTACGGAGACACTCCGGGAATGCCCCGTGTCGAGACCCTTCTGCCCTCTCCCCTTTCTCCGTATGCCTTGAGCAAGCTCTCCCAGGAGCTTTTCGGGAAGATCTTTTCCAAGACCTTTGGTCTTGAAACGGTCACGCTTCGATATTTCAACATATTTGGCCCGCGTCAGGACCCCCGTTCGGAATACG
This window encodes:
- a CDS encoding SDR family oxidoreductase, with product MRYLVTGGAGFIGSHLVRALLEKGHEVRVLDNFSTGKEENLAELSGRIDVIRGDVRSFADIERALEGVTFVFHQAAVGSVPRSIADPFDTQTANVNGTLNLLWKAKEFGVQRVVIAGSSSVYGDTPGMPRVETLLPSPLSPYALSKLSQELFGKIFSKTFGLETVTLRYFNIFGPRQDPRSEYAAVIPRFVRAILKKDAVTINGTGEQSRDFTFIDNVVQANLLAMETTRGIGEAVNIGCGSSFSILELVDHLSEILGVRPEVRHLPPRAGDPMASQADISKARDLLGYSPKVYFREGLERTARWFEEKFRRTGDL